In Juglans microcarpa x Juglans regia isolate MS1-56 chromosome 4S, Jm3101_v1.0, whole genome shotgun sequence, a single window of DNA contains:
- the LOC121263806 gene encoding protein EXPRESSION OF TERPENOIDS 1-like, with translation MAGFFSLGGGRGTTSSSQEDRHRQSSNNPPTEIPPESLFWYKNDDPGYKGFELWQQQEQVLLQQQQQQQQRHHQQLQQDLYASAAGLGVGPSRSSINVSDESPSRSAFMMIRSAGGGGGGVSCQDCGNQAKKDCVHMRCRTCCKSRGFECQTHVKSTWVPASRRRERQQQLAAMQQQQQHQQLQLRGVNPKRQRENPGSSSLACTRLPTSASGLEVGHFPAEVNSPAVFRCIRVSSIDEADDQYAYQAAVNIGGHVFKGTLYDQGPETNYSNAGESSSGGGGGVQPLNLIAGVTNTSATTASGGGGGADVGSSAMTLLDPSSLYPGAPLNTFMAGTQFFPPPRS, from the exons ATGGCTGGTTTTTTCTCATTAGGTGGAGGAAGGGGTACCACGAGCAGCAGCCAAGAAGATCGTCATCGGCAAAGCAGCAACAATCCTCCAACGGAAATTCCCCCGGAGAGCTTGTTTTGGTACAAAAATGATGACCCAGGGTATAAGGGTTTCGAACTATGGCAACAGCAGGAACAGGTGCTTCTTcaacagcagcaacaacaacagcaacgGCACCACCAACAGCTCCAGCAAGATCTCTATGCTTCAGCGGCTGGGTTAGGCGTGGGGCCCAGCCGGAGCTCGATCAACGTCTCCGATGAGTCGCCGTCGAGATCGGCGTTCATGATGATCAGGTCCGcagggggaggaggaggaggggtgAGCTGCCAGGACTGCGGGAACCAAGCCAAAAAGGACTGCGTTCACATGCGGTGCAGGACTTGTTGTAAAAGCCGAGGCTTCGAGTGCCAAACCCATGTCAAAAGTACTTGGGTCCCAGCTTCCAGACGCCGCGAGCGCCAACAACAACTCGCTGCtatgcagcagcagcagcaacatcAACAACTTCAGCTCCGCGGAGTGAATCCcaaaagacagagagagaatcCTGGCTCTTCCTCTCTTGCCTGCACTCGTTTGCCCACCAGCGCGTCAG GGTTAGAAGTCGGCCATTTTCCGGCAGAAGTGAATTCTCCCGCCGTTTTCCGTTGCATACGAGTGAGCTCCATTGATGAAGCAGACGATCAGTACGCGTATCAGGCGGCTGTGAACATTGGAGGCCATGTTTTCAAGGGAACCCTCTATGACCAAGGCCCCGAAACTAATTACTCAAATGCTGGGGAGAGCTCCTCCGGGGGAGGTGGTGGAGTTCAACCTCTTAACCTCATTGCTGGTGTCACCAATACCAGCGCAACCActgctagtggtggtggtggcggtgcAGACGTGGGTTCTTCTGCCATGACACTTCTCGATCCTTCTTCTCTATACCCTGGAGCTCCGCTTAACACTTTCATGGCTGGTACGCAATTTTTCCCACCACCTAGATCTTGA